The Streptomyces sp. P9-A4 genome contains a region encoding:
- the malQ gene encoding 4-alpha-glucanotransferase has translation MTLARLAARHGVATAYSPSEGVTVPVPDTTVVAVLGALGVDAATPEAAAAALEAAERADRERLLPPTLVRRHSEEPVRPPDGLPPGTRLRVTTEGGAVLTGEDWERLPLGVHTVDAQAPDGRTATATLIVSPARVPAPERRSYGLLVQLYSLLSTRSWGMGDLGDLRELVTWAGRTHGAGFVQVNPLHAGVPGAPGDPSPYRPSSRRFPDPVHLRIEEIPEYALVGPERREELDGILAEAAELRERVLGKGASIDRDAVWEVKLRALELVLGSVEPGPGRRADFHDFLAARGRALEDHATYQALAERYGHHWRGWPEPLRDPRTAEAVVRDDPALAARVDFHCRLAWLTDRQLADAASAAREAGMAVGIVHDLAVGVHPEGSDVWARQDAFAAAMSVGAPPDAFNARGQDWGLPPWRPDALAAAGYAPYRGLLRELLRHAGALRIDHVMGLFRLWWVPEGREPTEGTYVRYDAEAMLAVLVLEAHRAGALVIGEDLGTVEPGVREALAGRGVFGTSVLWFERDWEGTGRPLPQDAWRAACVATATTHDLPPTAARLSGDHVTLRHRLGLLAGDLGRERAADAAETAEWLGLFERLGLLPEGPGGPGDDEAEIRAVHRFLLGTPARMVGVWLPDTVGDRRPQNLPGTWDEYPNWRLPLAGPDGQPLTLEGLAASPRAHALLRELRAGTEAPDARTAPPGARPV, from the coding sequence GTGACCCTGGCCCGTCTCGCCGCCCGTCACGGCGTCGCCACCGCGTACAGCCCCTCCGAAGGGGTCACCGTGCCCGTACCGGACACGACCGTGGTGGCCGTCCTCGGCGCCCTCGGCGTGGACGCGGCCACCCCCGAGGCCGCCGCCGCAGCCCTCGAAGCGGCGGAACGGGCCGACCGGGAGCGGCTGTTGCCCCCGACCCTGGTCAGGCGGCACAGCGAGGAGCCCGTCCGCCCGCCCGACGGCCTGCCGCCCGGCACCCGGCTCCGCGTCACCACCGAGGGCGGCGCGGTCCTCACCGGCGAGGACTGGGAGCGGCTGCCCCTCGGCGTCCACACGGTCGACGCGCAGGCCCCCGACGGGCGCACGGCCACCGCCACCCTGATCGTGAGCCCCGCGCGCGTACCCGCTCCCGAGCGGCGCTCCTACGGACTCCTCGTCCAGCTCTACTCGCTGCTCTCCACCCGCTCCTGGGGCATGGGCGACCTCGGCGACCTGCGGGAGCTCGTCACCTGGGCGGGCCGCACCCACGGGGCCGGTTTCGTCCAGGTCAACCCGCTCCACGCGGGCGTGCCCGGGGCTCCGGGCGACCCCTCCCCGTACCGCCCCTCCTCCCGCCGCTTCCCCGACCCCGTGCACCTGCGCATCGAGGAGATCCCCGAGTACGCCCTGGTCGGCCCCGAGCGCCGCGAGGAGCTCGACGGCATCCTCGCCGAGGCCGCCGAACTGCGCGAACGGGTCCTCGGCAAGGGCGCGTCCATCGACCGGGACGCCGTGTGGGAGGTCAAGCTGCGCGCCCTGGAACTCGTCCTCGGGAGCGTGGAGCCCGGCCCGGGGCGGCGCGCCGACTTCCACGACTTCCTGGCCGCGCGGGGCCGCGCCCTGGAGGACCACGCCACCTACCAGGCCCTCGCCGAGCGGTACGGCCACCACTGGCGCGGCTGGCCCGAACCGCTGCGCGACCCGCGCACGGCGGAGGCCGTGGTCCGCGACGACCCCGCTCTGGCCGCCCGGGTCGACTTCCACTGCCGGCTCGCCTGGCTGACGGACCGGCAGCTCGCCGACGCCGCCTCGGCGGCCCGCGAGGCCGGGATGGCCGTCGGGATCGTCCACGACCTGGCGGTCGGCGTCCACCCGGAGGGCTCCGACGTCTGGGCCCGGCAGGACGCCTTCGCGGCCGCCATGTCGGTCGGCGCCCCGCCCGACGCGTTCAACGCCCGCGGCCAGGACTGGGGCCTGCCGCCCTGGCGCCCCGACGCCCTCGCCGCCGCCGGCTACGCCCCGTACCGCGGTCTCCTGCGCGAACTCCTGCGGCACGCGGGCGCGCTGCGCATCGACCATGTGATGGGCCTGTTCCGGCTCTGGTGGGTGCCGGAGGGCCGCGAGCCCACCGAGGGCACCTACGTCCGGTACGACGCCGAGGCGATGCTCGCGGTCCTCGTCCTGGAGGCCCACCGCGCCGGGGCCCTGGTCATCGGCGAGGACCTCGGCACGGTCGAGCCGGGGGTGCGCGAGGCACTGGCCGGGCGCGGGGTGTTCGGCACCTCCGTGCTCTGGTTCGAGCGGGACTGGGAGGGCACCGGCCGGCCGCTCCCGCAGGACGCCTGGCGGGCCGCGTGCGTGGCCACCGCCACCACCCACGACCTGCCCCCGACGGCCGCCCGGCTCTCCGGCGACCACGTCACCCTGCGGCACCGGCTCGGGCTGCTCGCCGGCGACCTGGGGCGCGAGCGGGCGGCGGACGCGGCCGAGACCGCCGAGTGGCTCGGCCTGTTCGAGCGGCTCGGGCTGCTTCCCGAGGGGCCGGGGGGACCCGGGGACGACGAGGCGGAGATCAGGGCCGTCCACCGGTTCCTGCTCGGCACCCCGGCCCGGATGGTGGGGGTGTGGCTGCCGGACACGGTGGGGGACCGCAGACCGCAGAACCTGCCGGGCACCTGGGACGAGTACCCCAACTGGCGGCTGCCGCTGGCGGGCCCGGACGGGCAGCCGCTCACCCTGGAAGGGCTCGCGGCCTCGCCCCGCGCGCACGCGCTGCTGCGTGAACTCAGGGCCGGGACGGAGGCCCCGGACGCCCGTACGGCACCCCCGGGCGCGCGGCCCGTTTAG
- a CDS encoding beta-N-acetylglucosaminidase domain-containing protein: protein MHLGRRKRTATAVAAAVIGGLLGGVVPGSALALPEAPASPAALGAPHAPLAPPSPVTPSAPKAPTAPTATARTATAGVPAVWPRPQSLTAAGTSVRLGNEVTLLADEDADPYALTALRALLRAAGVRTVHEGLPGRGPVLRVAGPDGSAAEEALSALRVPDRIDLPRGGYRLATGRFQGRDTVALDGVGGDGLFHAVQTLRQLIGEGREVPGVVVRDWPGTAERGITEGFYGSPWTARQRLAQIDFLGRTKQNRYLYAPGDDPYRGAQWREPYPAAQQAEFRALAERARANHVTLGWAVSPAQSMCLSSGSDVTALTRKLDAMWALGVRSFQLQFQDASYDEWHCDRDADVFGRGPEAAASAHARVANTVARRFAERHPDAEPLTVMPTEYYQDGATAYRTKLAEALDADVRVAWTGVGVVPRTITGGELAGARGALRHPLVTMDNYPVNDYAQDRLFLGPATGRDPAVAAGSAAYLAHAMEQPAASRVPLFTAADYAWNPRGYRPRESWRAAVDDLAGPEPAAREALRALVGNGASSVLDPAGESAYLKPLLDAFWASRATTGAGTDARREKAARELRDAFTVMRGAPERLAATADGALGDETGPWLDQLSRYGLAGETAVDMLLAQGRGDGAAAWEAQLRLEPLRKELAASRVTVGAGVLDPFLTRAVDRSAAWTGADRTPAARADRASGSYTVRLDRARSVEALTVMAEPGGGGHARVEAFVPGEGWRSLGPLSASGWTQTEPKGLRADALRVVWDAEEPAPEVRALVPWFADGPRAGLDLARAETDAEIGGPALKVDVELSGRRAGEVRGPLTARAPKGVTVRLPKEAVVERGARTTVPLEVSVAPGVPVGAYRVPVSFAGEERVLTVRAFPRTAGPDLARAATASSSGDETADFPAASAVDGDPATRWSSPAEDGAWWQLELPEPARIGRVVLHWQDAYASRYRVQVSADGRVWRTAAAVADGRGGRESVRMDAADTRFLRVQGESRATRFGYSLWSVETYAVAAPKRPAGTGPARSAQEGPANPPEKTPDTAPVTAPGTAPDAASAGTPEERPTP, encoded by the coding sequence GTGCACCTCGGGCGCAGGAAGCGCACCGCGACGGCCGTGGCCGCCGCCGTCATCGGCGGCCTCCTCGGTGGCGTGGTGCCCGGCTCGGCGCTGGCGCTCCCGGAGGCCCCGGCCTCCCCGGCGGCGCTCGGGGCCCCGCACGCGCCGCTCGCGCCGCCGTCCCCGGTGACGCCTTCCGCCCCGAAGGCCCCGACAGCCCCCACCGCCACCGCGCGGACCGCCACCGCCGGTGTTCCCGCCGTCTGGCCCCGGCCGCAGTCCCTGACCGCCGCAGGGACCTCCGTACGCCTCGGGAACGAGGTGACGCTGCTCGCCGACGAGGACGCCGATCCGTACGCCCTCACGGCCCTGCGCGCGCTGCTGCGGGCCGCCGGGGTGCGGACGGTCCACGAGGGTCTCCCGGGCCGGGGGCCGGTCCTGCGGGTCGCGGGGCCCGACGGCTCGGCCGCGGAGGAGGCGCTGAGCGCCCTGCGGGTGCCCGACCGGATCGATCTGCCGCGCGGCGGCTACCGGCTCGCCACGGGCCGCTTCCAGGGCCGGGACACGGTCGCCCTGGACGGGGTGGGCGGGGACGGGCTGTTCCACGCCGTGCAGACGCTGCGTCAGCTCATCGGCGAGGGCCGGGAGGTCCCCGGGGTCGTGGTCCGCGACTGGCCGGGCACGGCCGAGCGCGGGATCACGGAGGGCTTCTACGGCAGCCCCTGGACGGCGCGGCAGCGGCTCGCCCAGATCGACTTCCTGGGCCGGACCAAGCAGAACCGCTACCTGTACGCGCCCGGCGACGACCCGTACCGGGGGGCGCAGTGGCGCGAGCCCTACCCGGCCGCCCAGCAGGCCGAGTTCCGGGCGCTCGCGGAGCGGGCCCGCGCGAACCACGTGACGCTCGGCTGGGCCGTCTCGCCCGCCCAGTCGATGTGCCTGTCCTCGGGCTCCGACGTGACGGCGCTGACCCGGAAGCTCGACGCGATGTGGGCGCTCGGCGTGCGCTCCTTCCAGCTCCAGTTCCAGGACGCCTCCTACGACGAGTGGCACTGCGACCGGGACGCCGACGTCTTCGGGCGGGGCCCGGAGGCGGCGGCGTCCGCCCACGCGCGCGTGGCGAACACCGTGGCCCGCCGGTTCGCCGAACGGCACCCGGACGCCGAGCCGCTGACGGTGATGCCGACGGAGTACTACCAGGACGGCGCGACCGCGTACCGCACGAAGCTCGCCGAGGCGCTCGACGCGGACGTGCGGGTGGCGTGGACCGGTGTCGGGGTCGTCCCGCGCACGATCACCGGGGGCGAGCTGGCCGGGGCGCGCGGCGCCCTGCGCCACCCGCTGGTCACCATGGACAACTACCCGGTCAACGACTACGCCCAGGACCGGCTGTTCCTCGGCCCGGCCACCGGCCGGGACCCGGCGGTGGCCGCCGGTTCCGCCGCCTACCTGGCCCACGCGATGGAGCAGCCGGCCGCCTCCCGGGTGCCGCTCTTCACCGCCGCCGACTACGCCTGGAACCCGCGCGGCTACCGGCCGCGGGAGTCCTGGCGGGCGGCCGTCGACGACCTCGCGGGCCCCGAACCGGCCGCCCGCGAGGCACTGCGGGCGCTCGTCGGGAACGGCGCCTCCTCGGTCCTCGACCCGGCGGGCGAATCGGCGTACCTGAAGCCCCTCCTGGACGCCTTCTGGGCCTCCCGCGCGACCACCGGCGCCGGGACGGACGCGCGGCGGGAGAAGGCGGCGCGGGAGCTGCGGGACGCCTTCACTGTGATGCGCGGGGCCCCCGAGCGGCTCGCGGCCACCGCCGACGGCGCCCTCGGCGACGAGACCGGCCCCTGGCTCGACCAGCTCTCCCGGTACGGCCTCGCGGGCGAGACGGCGGTCGACATGCTGCTCGCCCAGGGGCGCGGCGACGGCGCGGCGGCCTGGGAGGCGCAGCTGCGCCTCGAACCGCTGCGGAAGGAACTCGCGGCGAGCCGGGTGACGGTCGGCGCGGGGGTGCTGGACCCGTTCCTCACACGCGCGGTGGACCGGTCCGCGGCCTGGACCGGCGCCGACCGCACCCCGGCGGCCCGTGCCGACCGCGCGAGCGGCTCGTACACGGTGCGGCTCGACCGGGCGCGGTCCGTGGAGGCGCTGACCGTGATGGCCGAGCCGGGCGGGGGCGGCCACGCGCGCGTGGAGGCGTTCGTGCCGGGCGAGGGCTGGCGGTCGCTGGGCCCGCTGTCGGCGTCCGGGTGGACCCAGACCGAGCCGAAGGGGCTGCGGGCGGACGCGCTGCGGGTCGTGTGGGACGCCGAGGAGCCCGCGCCCGAGGTGCGGGCGCTGGTGCCCTGGTTCGCGGACGGGCCGCGCGCGGGGCTCGACCTGGCGCGGGCGGAGACGGACGCGGAGATCGGCGGCCCGGCGCTGAAGGTGGACGTGGAGCTGTCGGGGCGGCGCGCGGGCGAGGTGCGCGGGCCGCTGACGGCGAGGGCCCCGAAGGGGGTCACCGTACGGCTGCCGAAGGAGGCCGTGGTGGAGCGGGGCGCGCGGACGACCGTCCCGCTGGAGGTGTCGGTGGCGCCGGGCGTGCCGGTGGGGGCGTACCGGGTGCCGGTGTCCTTCGCGGGCGAGGAGCGGGTGCTGACCGTGCGGGCCTTCCCCCGTACGGCCGGTCCGGATCTGGCGCGGGCGGCGACGGCCTCCTCCTCGGGCGACGAGACGGCGGACTTCCCGGCCGCCTCGGCGGTGGACGGCGATCCGGCCACCCGCTGGTCCTCCCCCGCGGAGGACGGCGCCTGGTGGCAGCTGGAGCTGCCGGAGCCGGCCCGGATAGGGCGGGTGGTGCTGCACTGGCAGGACGCGTACGCCTCCCGCTACCGGGTCCAGGTCTCGGCCGACGGGCGCGTGTGGCGCACGGCGGCGGCGGTGGCGGACGGCAGGGGCGGCCGGGAGTCGGTCCGGATGGACGCGGCGGACACCCGTTTCCTGCGGGTGCAGGGGGAGTCGCGGGCGACCCGGTTCGGCTACTCGCTCTGGTCGGTGGAGACGTACGCGGTGGCGGCGCCGAAGCGGCCCGCGGGCACGGGGCCGGCCCGGTCCGCCCAGGAGGGGCCCGCGAACCCGCCGGAGAAGACTCCGGACACCGCGCCCGTCACCGCTCCCGGCACCGCGCCGGACGCCGCGTCGGCGGGCACGCCGGAAGAGCGGCCCACCCCCTGA